Proteins co-encoded in one Paraburkholderia terrae genomic window:
- a CDS encoding TetR/AcrR family transcriptional regulator yields the protein MKRDAAQRLTMRHDDTAVSETGNDEAPAPLRRRKAHIRESNEAHLLACAEAVFAERGFEGASTAMIAERAGLPKANVHYYFPTKLALYRRVLEDLFEDWHRAANTFEGSDDPVEAIGGYVRAKMELSRRRPLGSKVWANEIIHGADHMLDILEQRVKPWLDTRVTVIDDWIARGLLADVDAQTLMYMIWATTQHYADFDAQIRALGGKRAFSQKAFDATTEQVVQLVIRACGAKSPSAKN from the coding sequence ATGAAGCGCGACGCGGCACAAAGGCTAACGATGAGACACGACGACACGGCAGTGAGCGAGACCGGCAACGACGAAGCGCCCGCCCCTTTGCGGCGGCGCAAGGCTCACATTCGTGAGAGCAATGAAGCGCATCTTCTGGCGTGTGCGGAAGCCGTTTTTGCGGAGCGCGGCTTCGAGGGCGCGAGCACGGCGATGATCGCGGAGCGCGCGGGCTTACCGAAAGCCAACGTCCATTACTACTTCCCGACCAAGCTCGCGCTTTACCGGCGCGTGCTCGAAGACCTGTTCGAAGACTGGCATCGGGCGGCGAATACGTTCGAAGGCAGCGACGATCCCGTCGAAGCAATCGGCGGCTATGTGCGCGCGAAGATGGAGTTGTCGCGGCGGCGGCCGCTCGGCTCGAAGGTGTGGGCGAACGAGATCATTCACGGCGCAGACCACATGCTCGACATTCTCGAGCAGCGCGTGAAGCCGTGGCTCGATACCCGCGTGACTGTCATCGACGACTGGATCGCGCGCGGCCTGCTCGCGGACGTGGATGCGCAAACGCTGATGTACATGATCTGGGCAACGACGCAGCACTACGCTGATTTCGACGCGCAGATACGCGCGCTAGGCGGCAAGCGCGCGTTCTCGCAAAAGGCCTTCGACGCCACCACGGAGCAGGTCGTGCAACTCGTGATTCGCGCGTGCGGGGCGAAGTCTCCGTCGGCGAAGAACTGA
- the boxA gene encoding benzoyl-CoA 2,3-epoxidase subunit BoxA, with translation MNAPVPVEILKQHLIDPEICIRCNTCEETCPIDAITHDGTNYVVMPDVCNGCMACVPPCPTGAIDNWRSVLKADAYSIDEQYTWDVLPEQGTMALPSSSETPMQENAASSDSTDEAQGIEVDTVRGAVVPPWSAARPYVNLYTHKNPTTATVVGNYRLTDETTQSDIHHIVLDFGSMPFPVLEGQSIGILPPGSAADGRAHHARQYSIASPRDGERPGYNNVSLTVKRVTQDYQGDAANGVCSNYLCDLKKGDVVNVIGPFGSTFLMPNHPNSHLLMICTGTGSAPMRAMTEYRRRRRLKGATGKLMLFFGARTKEELPYFGPLTNLPKDFIDTNLAFSRTPGEPKRYVQDAMRERAVDVAQLLRDDNTHIYVCGLKGMEDGVLQSLKDIADQHGLEWDVLWQRLKREGRLHLETY, from the coding sequence ATGAACGCGCCCGTACCGGTCGAAATTCTCAAGCAGCATCTGATCGATCCGGAGATCTGCATTCGCTGCAACACATGCGAAGAGACCTGTCCGATCGATGCGATCACGCACGACGGTACGAATTACGTCGTGATGCCGGACGTGTGCAACGGCTGCATGGCGTGCGTGCCGCCGTGTCCGACGGGCGCGATCGACAACTGGCGCTCGGTGCTCAAGGCAGACGCGTATAGCATCGACGAGCAGTACACGTGGGATGTGTTGCCGGAGCAGGGCACGATGGCGTTGCCATCATCGAGTGAGACACCGATGCAAGAAAACGCCGCGAGCAGCGACAGCACCGACGAAGCGCAAGGCATCGAAGTCGATACGGTGCGCGGCGCAGTGGTGCCGCCGTGGTCCGCCGCGCGTCCGTATGTGAATCTCTACACGCACAAGAACCCGACGACGGCCACGGTCGTAGGCAACTATCGGCTGACGGACGAGACGACGCAAAGCGATATCCATCACATCGTGCTGGATTTCGGTTCGATGCCGTTCCCTGTGCTCGAAGGACAGTCGATCGGCATTCTGCCGCCGGGCAGCGCCGCAGATGGACGCGCGCATCATGCGCGCCAGTATTCGATTGCCAGTCCGCGCGACGGCGAGCGGCCCGGCTACAACAATGTTTCGCTAACCGTGAAGCGTGTCACCCAGGACTATCAGGGCGACGCGGCGAACGGCGTGTGCTCGAACTATCTGTGCGACCTGAAGAAGGGCGACGTGGTCAACGTGATCGGACCATTCGGCAGCACATTCCTGATGCCGAACCATCCGAATTCGCATCTGCTGATGATCTGCACGGGCACGGGTTCCGCACCGATGCGCGCGATGACCGAGTACCGGCGCAGGCGCAGGCTGAAGGGCGCAACGGGCAAGCTGATGCTGTTCTTCGGCGCGCGCACGAAGGAAGAGTTGCCTTACTTCGGACCGTTGACGAATCTGCCGAAAGACTTCATCGACACGAACCTCGCGTTTTCACGCACGCCGGGCGAGCCGAAGCGCTACGTGCAGGACGCAATGCGCGAGCGTGCCGTCGACGTCGCGCAGTTGCTGCGCGACGACAACACCCACATCTACGTGTGCGGGCTCAAAGGGATGGAAGATGGCGTGTTGCAGTCGCTGAAGGACATCGCCGATCAACATGGCCTCGAATGGGACGTGCTGTGGCAGCGGCTCAAGCGCGAAGGGCGCCTGCATCTGGAAACATACTGA
- a CDS encoding Zn-dependent hydrolase, with protein sequence MNAVSEALKQGLDTSITVNGKRLWDSLMTMAKIGATQKGGVCRLALTDLDKEGRDLIVSWAKEAGCTVSVDQMGNVFMRRAGVNPNALPVMTGSHADSQPTGGRFDGIYGVLGGLEVIRSLNDRGIETEHPIEVVIWTNEEGSRFAPAMVASGVFAGVFTLDYGLSRKDVDGKTIGEELKRIGYAGDVPCGGRPLHAAFELHIEQGPILEAEQKTIGVVTDAQGQRWYEITLTGQEAHAGPTPMPRRKDALLGAARVVDLVNRIGLDHAPLACATVGMMQVHPNSRNVIPGRVFFTVDFRHPDDAVLAKMDAALREGVAKIAGGIGLETQLEQIFYYEPVKFDAACVKSVRAAAERFGYPHRDMVSGAGHDACYLSQVAPTSMVFVPCVDGISHNEIEDATPEWIEAGANVLLHAMLERACEPAS encoded by the coding sequence ATGAATGCGGTATCAGAAGCGTTGAAGCAAGGACTCGATACGTCGATCACCGTCAACGGCAAACGTCTGTGGGACAGCCTGATGACGATGGCGAAGATCGGCGCGACGCAGAAGGGTGGCGTCTGCCGCCTGGCGCTGACCGATCTCGACAAAGAGGGACGCGACCTGATCGTCAGCTGGGCGAAGGAAGCGGGCTGCACCGTCAGCGTCGATCAGATGGGCAACGTGTTCATGCGGCGCGCTGGCGTGAACCCGAATGCCTTGCCCGTGATGACGGGCTCACACGCGGACTCGCAACCGACAGGCGGCCGCTTCGACGGCATCTACGGCGTGCTCGGCGGGCTTGAAGTGATTCGCAGCCTCAACGATCGCGGCATCGAAACCGAGCATCCAATAGAAGTCGTGATCTGGACCAACGAAGAAGGCTCGCGCTTTGCGCCCGCGATGGTGGCGTCCGGCGTGTTCGCAGGCGTCTTCACGCTCGACTATGGTTTGTCGCGCAAGGATGTCGACGGCAAGACGATCGGTGAAGAACTCAAACGCATCGGCTATGCGGGCGACGTGCCGTGCGGCGGCCGCCCGCTCCATGCGGCGTTCGAATTGCACATCGAGCAGGGGCCGATACTCGAGGCCGAGCAAAAAACGATTGGCGTCGTCACCGATGCGCAAGGCCAACGCTGGTACGAAATCACGCTGACGGGCCAGGAGGCGCACGCGGGCCCGACGCCGATGCCGCGCCGCAAGGATGCGTTGCTGGGCGCGGCGCGGGTGGTCGATCTCGTCAACCGTATCGGTCTCGATCACGCGCCGCTCGCGTGCGCGACGGTCGGCATGATGCAGGTGCATCCGAACTCGCGCAACGTGATTCCAGGCCGCGTGTTTTTCACCGTCGATTTCCGTCATCCCGACGATGCCGTGCTCGCGAAGATGGACGCCGCGCTACGCGAAGGCGTCGCGAAGATCGCGGGCGGCATCGGCCTCGAAACACAGCTCGAACAGATCTTTTACTACGAGCCCGTCAAGTTCGACGCGGCATGCGTGAAGTCCGTGCGCGCCGCTGCCGAGCGTTTCGGCTATCCGCATCGCGACATGGTGTCGGGCGCGGGTCATGACGCGTGCTATCTGTCGCAGGTGGCGCCGACATCGATGGTGTTCGTGCCGTGCGTGGATGGTATCAGTCACAACGAAATCGAGGACGCGACGCCCGAATGGATCGAGGCGGGCGCGAACGTGTTGCTGCACGCGATGCTGGAGCGCGCCTGCGAACCGGCATCGTAA